Proteins from one Chitinophaga oryzae genomic window:
- a CDS encoding MBL fold metallo-hydrolase RNA specificity domain-containing protein, with protein sequence MKIAFHGAARTVTGSKHLITLKNGKKILLDCGMFQGMGAETDELNRDFGFDPTEVTYMILSHAHIDHSGLIPRLVKMGYGGEIYCTPGTRDLTEILLLDSAEIQEDDVKFTNKKRANEGKPYVQPLYTVEDAKRAIQSLKPVGKYNTWVDIDPDVQVMFTDAGHIVGAAAVHLRIRENGKTEQISFSGDIGRYNDAILKSPATFPQADYILIESTYGSTLHADAAPADAELLRYIKETCVEKRGKLIIPAFSVGRTQELLYALNKAQINGTLPRVDIFVDSPLSTEATAVTKAHPEVFNREVSDLLKRDNDPFDFPGLHYVKSVDESKGLNFRKEPCVIISASGMAEAGRVKHHIANNIDEERNTILIVGYCEPQSLGGRLMRGAKEVSIYGTRYAVKAEVGVIRSMSAHGDYEDLSQWLACQHPGDVKKLFLVHGEYDVQTIFKNWLVKKGFLDIEIPERHYEIGLR encoded by the coding sequence ATGAAAATAGCATTCCATGGTGCGGCCCGCACCGTTACCGGCTCCAAGCACCTGATCACACTAAAGAACGGAAAAAAGATCCTGCTGGACTGCGGCATGTTTCAAGGCATGGGCGCAGAAACCGATGAACTGAACAGAGACTTTGGTTTTGACCCAACGGAAGTCACGTATATGATCCTCTCCCACGCCCACATCGACCACTCCGGCCTGATTCCCCGCCTTGTGAAAATGGGCTATGGCGGCGAAATCTACTGCACGCCCGGTACCCGCGACCTCACCGAGATCCTGCTGCTCGACTCCGCAGAGATACAGGAAGATGATGTGAAGTTCACCAACAAAAAAAGAGCTAACGAAGGCAAACCATATGTACAGCCGCTGTACACCGTAGAAGATGCCAAAAGGGCGATCCAGTCCCTGAAGCCGGTCGGCAAGTATAATACCTGGGTTGACATCGATCCGGACGTGCAGGTGATGTTTACCGACGCCGGTCATATCGTAGGCGCCGCCGCCGTGCACCTGCGTATCAGGGAAAACGGCAAAACAGAACAGATCTCTTTCAGCGGTGACATTGGCCGGTATAATGACGCCATCCTCAAATCACCCGCTACTTTCCCGCAGGCAGACTATATCCTCATTGAGTCTACCTACGGCAGCACCCTGCATGCCGACGCAGCGCCCGCCGATGCAGAATTGCTGCGTTATATCAAAGAAACCTGCGTGGAAAAAAGAGGGAAACTGATCATCCCTGCCTTCAGCGTAGGCCGTACGCAGGAACTGCTGTACGCCCTAAACAAAGCACAGATTAACGGGACCCTACCCAGGGTAGACATCTTCGTGGACAGCCCGCTGTCTACCGAAGCTACTGCCGTTACCAAAGCACATCCGGAAGTATTTAACAGGGAAGTGTCTGACCTGCTGAAGCGGGATAACGACCCGTTCGATTTCCCGGGACTGCACTACGTAAAATCGGTGGATGAATCCAAAGGCCTTAACTTCCGCAAGGAGCCCTGCGTGATCATCTCCGCCTCCGGCATGGCGGAAGCCGGTCGCGTAAAACATCATATCGCCAACAATATCGACGAAGAGCGCAACACCATTCTCATTGTAGGCTATTGCGAACCACAGTCGCTGGGCGGACGGTTAATGCGCGGCGCAAAAGAAGTATCTATCTATGGTACCCGTTATGCAGTAAAAGCGGAAGTGGGCGTTATCCGCTCTATGAGCGCGCATGGCGACTATGAAGATCTCAGCCAGTGGCTTGCCTGCCAGCATCCGGGCGATGTGAAAAAACTATTCCTCGTACACGGCGAATACGACGTACAAACGATCTTCAAAAACTGGCTGGTCAAAAAAGGATTCCTCGATATAGAAATCCCCGAAAGACATTATGAAATTGGCCTGAGATAA
- a CDS encoding SDR family oxidoreductase has translation METLKGKTAVVTGGNSGIGYATARELKQQGATVIITGRRKDAIDTAAAELGVTGLVADQGDLAAIESLAGTIKATFGKVDILFINAGVLGGGAIEQATEAVFDQVIDINFKGAYFTLSRFIPLLNDGASVTFLSSNTASMNVANSSIYSSSKAALNAVMKIAALELAPRKIRVNAISPGPIETAILQKQGYDEAQLDGLKAWMLDRIPLQHMGKAGDVGKMVAHLSGDAASFITGAELVMDGGMSL, from the coding sequence ATGGAAACACTGAAAGGAAAAACAGCCGTCGTGACCGGCGGTAACAGCGGCATCGGTTATGCCACAGCCAGGGAATTAAAACAACAGGGTGCGACGGTGATCATCACCGGCCGCCGTAAAGATGCTATTGACACGGCCGCGGCCGAGCTGGGCGTTACCGGCCTAGTGGCCGACCAGGGCGATCTCGCTGCCATCGAAAGCCTCGCCGGTACCATCAAAGCAACATTTGGGAAAGTGGACATCCTGTTTATCAACGCCGGCGTCCTGGGCGGAGGTGCTATCGAACAGGCAACGGAAGCGGTATTCGACCAGGTGATAGATATTAACTTCAAAGGCGCCTATTTTACGTTGAGTCGCTTTATCCCCCTCCTGAATGACGGCGCATCGGTGACCTTCCTCTCGTCCAACACGGCCAGCATGAACGTCGCCAACTCTTCTATCTATTCCTCCAGCAAAGCGGCTTTAAATGCCGTGATGAAAATTGCGGCCCTTGAACTGGCGCCAAGGAAAATAAGGGTGAACGCCATAAGCCCCGGACCGATTGAAACAGCGATCCTGCAAAAACAAGGATACGACGAGGCGCAGCTCGACGGCCTGAAAGCCTGGATGCTGGACCGTATACCGTTGCAGCACATGGGGAAAGCCGGCGACGTGGGAAAAATGGTAGCCCATTTATCCGGTGATGCGGCCTCCTTTATTACCGGCGCGGAACTGGTGATGGACGGCGGTATGAGCCTCTGA
- a CDS encoding thioredoxin family protein, whose amino-acid sequence MNKLTIMKKMVWALLLGLFFALPAIDVQAQTHDLEHIYNPAADAKADIAAAVKKASQEKKHVLIQVGGNWCIWCKRLYKFVEDDAALKAAMNKDYVVYHLNYSKENKNLPILKELGFPQRFGFPVLVVLDSKGNRLHTQNTGLLESADSYDNKKLAEFFKQWSPAALLPSNYVNE is encoded by the coding sequence ATGAATAAACTGACTATTATGAAGAAGATGGTATGGGCATTGCTCCTTGGACTGTTTTTCGCCCTGCCGGCGATAGATGTACAGGCGCAGACACATGACCTGGAACACATTTACAATCCGGCCGCCGATGCGAAGGCGGATATAGCCGCCGCCGTTAAGAAGGCCTCACAGGAGAAAAAACATGTGCTGATACAGGTAGGCGGCAACTGGTGCATCTGGTGTAAGCGGCTGTACAAATTCGTGGAAGACGACGCAGCGCTGAAAGCCGCCATGAACAAAGACTATGTGGTATATCACCTCAACTACAGCAAAGAAAACAAAAACCTGCCTATCCTGAAAGAACTGGGATTTCCGCAGCGTTTCGGTTTCCCGGTACTGGTAGTGCTGGATAGCAAGGGCAACCGGCTGCATACGCAGAATACGGGCCTGCTGGAATCGGCCGACTCCTACGACAATAAGAAACTGGCGGAGTTCTTCAAACAATGGTCGCCAGCCGCTTTGCTGCCCTCCAATTACGTCAATGAATAA
- the ppk1 gene encoding polyphosphate kinase 1 yields MAIPLYNRDLSWLSFNHRVLQMAADPQVPLYERIKFLSIFSSNLDEFFRVRMPAILAINKVLERDPDAAGEESPAPETLQEVMDTINRHQEEYGKIFAGMVLPALKKEGVTLFYGPDPAPELAARTRSYFQATVQAWLQPVWLSQRHKKFFPENNALYLVVTVSPQATPDTREIVLVNIPSGLKRFMTLDAPEGQFHIALLDDIIRAHLPYLFRGYIIHQSYSIKLTRNAEIDMDEMKGDVLEEVETMIRKRELGVPTRFLYDASMPLSLRNFLAGQFEVADNEMVPGGRYHNLKDLADLPMPAGLPGALYPKAKPVAQPEAAAADYLLDLIQRRDLLLHLPYAQYDPVLRFFSEAAVDADVEEIYVTLYRIASGSQIAQALITAAQNGKAVTVFVELKARFDEANNIRWSKKMKEAGVKLIYSIPGMKVHAKTALVKRRRGYRWDYSGLIATGNFNESTARFYTDHVLFTAHAGITREMELLFLYLQSREQPMAYHFLKFEHLLVAQFNMLTRFTDMIDREIANVQKGLPAKITVKINNLQEKSMIAKLYEASQAGVTVDLVVRSINCLQTGIPESSRIRVVRIVDRYLEHARVFIFHNNGQEEVYMGSADWMNRNLHRRIEVCVPVYDASLRQQLKDIVSLQLADGHHAQQAIQAYVQNIV; encoded by the coding sequence ATGGCTATTCCTTTATATAACCGCGATCTCAGCTGGTTGTCCTTCAACCACAGGGTATTGCAGATGGCAGCCGACCCACAGGTACCACTATACGAACGCATTAAGTTTCTGTCCATCTTCTCTTCCAATCTCGACGAATTTTTCCGGGTGCGCATGCCCGCCATCCTGGCGATCAACAAAGTGCTGGAGCGGGACCCTGACGCCGCCGGCGAAGAATCGCCTGCGCCGGAGACCTTACAGGAAGTGATGGACACCATCAACCGCCACCAGGAAGAATACGGGAAGATATTTGCCGGCATGGTGCTGCCGGCCCTGAAGAAAGAGGGCGTCACCCTCTTCTACGGGCCAGACCCCGCACCCGAACTGGCCGCCCGCACCAGGTCGTATTTCCAGGCTACCGTACAAGCCTGGCTACAGCCTGTATGGCTCAGCCAACGGCACAAAAAATTTTTCCCGGAGAACAACGCGCTGTACCTGGTAGTCACCGTCAGCCCCCAGGCGACGCCCGATACCCGGGAGATCGTGCTGGTGAACATACCTTCGGGACTGAAACGCTTCATGACGCTGGACGCACCCGAAGGACAGTTCCACATCGCGCTGCTCGACGATATCATCCGCGCCCACCTGCCTTATCTCTTCCGGGGGTACATCATCCACCAGAGCTACAGCATCAAGCTCACGCGCAATGCGGAAATAGATATGGACGAAATGAAGGGCGACGTGCTGGAGGAAGTGGAGACCATGATCCGCAAGCGTGAGCTGGGCGTGCCCACCCGCTTCCTGTACGATGCCTCCATGCCGTTATCACTCCGCAATTTCCTGGCCGGCCAGTTTGAAGTGGCCGACAACGAGATGGTGCCCGGCGGCCGTTACCACAACCTGAAAGACCTGGCAGACCTGCCCATGCCGGCAGGCCTTCCCGGCGCCTTATATCCCAAAGCAAAACCGGTAGCGCAGCCTGAAGCTGCCGCGGCCGACTACCTGCTGGACCTGATACAACGCCGCGACCTGCTGCTGCATCTCCCGTATGCGCAATACGACCCCGTACTGCGCTTCTTCAGCGAAGCAGCCGTAGACGCTGACGTGGAAGAGATATATGTAACGCTCTATCGCATCGCCTCCGGCTCGCAGATAGCACAGGCTTTGATCACCGCCGCGCAAAACGGCAAAGCGGTAACCGTGTTCGTAGAACTCAAAGCGCGCTTCGACGAAGCCAATAACATCCGTTGGTCCAAGAAAATGAAAGAAGCCGGCGTAAAACTGATCTACAGCATCCCCGGCATGAAGGTACATGCCAAAACAGCGCTGGTAAAGCGCCGGCGCGGCTACCGCTGGGATTATTCCGGCCTGATCGCCACCGGCAACTTCAACGAAAGCACCGCCCGCTTCTATACAGACCATGTGCTGTTCACCGCACATGCCGGCATCACCCGGGAAATGGAACTGCTGTTCCTCTACCTGCAAAGCAGGGAGCAACCCATGGCTTACCACTTCCTGAAGTTTGAACACCTGCTGGTAGCCCAGTTCAACATGCTCACCCGCTTTACTGACATGATAGACCGGGAGATCGCCAACGTGCAAAAAGGACTGCCGGCGAAGATCACCGTCAAAATCAATAATCTCCAGGAGAAATCCATGATCGCCAAACTGTACGAAGCCAGCCAGGCCGGCGTAACGGTGGACCTGGTCGTGCGCAGCATCAACTGCCTGCAAACCGGTATCCCGGAAAGCAGCCGTATCCGCGTGGTGCGTATCGTGGACCGCTACCTGGAACATGCAAGGGTGTTTATCTTCCACAACAACGGACAGGAAGAAGTATATATGGGGTCTGCCGACTGGATGAACCGGAACCTGCACCGCCGCATTGAAGTATGCGTGCCCGTATATGACGCCAGCCTGCGGCAGCAGCTGAAAGACATCGTATCGCTTCAACTGGCCGACGGTCACCACGCGCAGCAAGCCATACAGGCTTATGTTCAAAATATAGTGTAA
- a CDS encoding sensor histidine kinase, giving the protein MTDGNQQLWVATEKGGIFRLNDSLQRFDFNITSNNADERGFHYDYEANCMLSDREGHLWIGTDRGVNILSIHNTAFRMLDHRTAFDKTAKRLPAAEVTGIYQATNGDVYVGYWGKGFSRLSSRLELLDNYFHGTDTARTIPEQRGLVWTFGELKNGTILVGQENGNLSLFNPATGRFIRHLTSPALHEQTLLRLLVQGDTVVWIGLYKRGLASWDPRTNRFTYYHEITDSLKRPLSVLQIVTERDSLLWLASSGGGLILFDPHRRKIVTRQNFEWLQHSYNNVTSLVRYNDSTLLAGTDHGLWMYNTRNGTYVPVRIDGQLFDEWVLNIREDVRGKFWFITPYGFYRYTIPGGKLETFTQNDDIIDNSRKVRRRISWLKDGRLLVGASDHFVVFEPDKLEVAPPPPDVTIVNMKALDSIVLIEEALRGNKPVELKHRQNIISIEFKSLSYHQEKIRYYYQLEGLDEDWVSAENMLVAKYTNLAPGSYTFRVRAVNSAGTTSLHTSELKIFIRPAFWQTPWFRILCVLLALGLIYLYIRLRISSVKKEARERAAIQQQMAQLEMKALRAQMNPHFIFNALNSIQTFMMKSETEQALAYLARFARLIRNVLDNSQLNNIPVSKEVNMLTNYLELEKLRFADAFEYEFIVDPELEPDFVEIPTMILQPFVENAIWHGILHIPDKGKIRIMFARVGDRVLCTIEDNGIGRARSAALRKVDGQHYSRGLQITRDRLQLYNSRFNMDASFDIEDLNDGAGNATGTRVNIWFPYVHE; this is encoded by the coding sequence ATGACGGACGGTAACCAGCAACTCTGGGTAGCCACAGAAAAAGGCGGCATTTTCCGGTTGAATGACTCGCTGCAACGGTTCGATTTCAACATCACCAGCAACAATGCGGATGAAAGGGGATTTCATTATGACTACGAAGCCAATTGTATGCTGAGCGACCGGGAAGGCCACCTGTGGATAGGTACCGACCGGGGCGTGAATATCCTCAGTATTCACAATACCGCTTTCCGGATGCTCGACCACCGCACTGCCTTTGATAAGACCGCCAAACGGCTGCCGGCGGCAGAGGTGACAGGCATTTACCAGGCTACTAACGGCGACGTATACGTGGGTTACTGGGGAAAAGGTTTCAGCAGGTTGTCTTCCCGGCTGGAACTGCTGGACAACTATTTTCATGGTACTGATACCGCCAGGACCATTCCTGAGCAACGGGGCCTGGTATGGACTTTCGGTGAACTGAAAAACGGCACTATCCTCGTGGGACAGGAAAATGGCAACCTGTCGCTTTTTAATCCCGCTACCGGGCGGTTTATCCGGCATCTTACCTCTCCTGCGCTGCACGAACAAACGTTATTGCGCCTGCTGGTACAAGGGGATACGGTGGTGTGGATAGGTCTTTATAAGCGTGGCCTCGCCAGCTGGGACCCGCGTACCAACCGGTTTACCTATTATCATGAAATCACCGACTCGCTGAAACGTCCTTTGTCGGTGCTGCAGATCGTGACCGAGCGGGATTCGCTGCTATGGCTGGCTTCCAGCGGTGGTGGGTTGATCCTTTTTGATCCGCACAGGCGAAAGATCGTTACCCGGCAGAATTTTGAATGGCTCCAGCACAGCTATAACAACGTCACCTCCCTGGTAAGATATAATGACAGCACCCTGTTAGCCGGTACCGATCACGGGCTCTGGATGTACAACACCCGGAACGGCACTTACGTACCCGTCAGGATTGACGGGCAGCTCTTTGACGAATGGGTACTGAATATCCGGGAAGATGTCCGCGGGAAGTTCTGGTTCATCACGCCTTATGGCTTTTACCGGTACACTATCCCCGGTGGAAAACTGGAGACATTTACGCAGAACGACGATATCATCGACAACTCCCGCAAGGTACGCCGCCGTATCTCCTGGCTGAAAGACGGCCGGCTGCTGGTGGGCGCCTCCGATCACTTTGTGGTATTTGAACCCGATAAACTCGAAGTGGCGCCACCTCCGCCCGATGTGACCATCGTCAATATGAAGGCGTTGGACAGTATTGTACTGATAGAAGAAGCGCTGCGCGGCAATAAACCTGTTGAGCTGAAACACCGCCAGAATATCATCAGCATAGAATTCAAAAGCCTGTCTTATCACCAGGAGAAGATCCGTTACTACTATCAGCTGGAGGGGCTGGACGAAGACTGGGTGAGCGCGGAAAACATGCTGGTGGCCAAGTATACTAACCTGGCGCCGGGCAGTTATACTTTCCGGGTAAGGGCGGTCAATTCAGCCGGCACTACCTCCCTGCATACCAGTGAACTGAAAATATTCATCCGGCCGGCATTCTGGCAAACGCCCTGGTTCCGTATCCTGTGTGTCTTGCTGGCGCTGGGACTGATTTATCTTTATATCCGGCTGCGTATTTCCTCCGTGAAGAAAGAGGCGCGTGAGCGGGCCGCTATCCAGCAGCAGATGGCGCAGCTGGAAATGAAAGCGCTGCGTGCACAAATGAACCCGCACTTTATTTTTAATGCGCTGAACTCGATCCAGACATTTATGATGAAGAGTGAAACGGAGCAGGCACTTGCTTACCTGGCGCGGTTTGCAAGGCTTATCCGTAATGTGCTGGACAACTCCCAGCTGAATAATATCCCTGTCTCCAAAGAGGTGAATATGCTCACCAACTACCTGGAACTGGAAAAGCTGCGTTTCGCAGATGCCTTTGAATATGAGTTTATCGTAGATCCTGAACTGGAGCCGGATTTTGTGGAGATACCCACCATGATCCTGCAACCCTTTGTGGAGAATGCCATCTGGCATGGTATCCTGCATATCCCCGATAAAGGGAAAATCAGGATTATGTTCGCCCGTGTAGGCGACAGGGTATTATGTACCATAGAAGATAATGGTATCGGCAGGGCCAGGTCGGCAGCGCTCCGGAAAGTGGACGGCCAGCACTACTCCCGCGGGCTGCAGATTACCCGTGACAGGTTACAGCTGTACAACAGCCGTTTTAATATGGATGCCAGCTTTGATATCGAAGATTTGAATGACGGCGCAGGAAACGCAACAGGGACAAGGGTTAACATCTGGTTCCCGTATGTACATGAATAG
- a CDS encoding DUF4442 domain-containing protein, whose translation MNNIAMNNGMTTFNTDAVHTFIKFAQHPFKFRAYLFWKLPAAWLAGVRVHALGEDACTTSVPYRWLSQNPFRSTYFACLAMAAEMSTGLPAMMYVQSAPKRISMLVTGLESTFVKKATGLTYFTCNDLPAMKAAMSKAMNQEEAVAVTMRSEGRDKQGTLIASFAVTWSFKGKS comes from the coding sequence ATGAATAATATTGCCATGAACAACGGCATGACCACTTTCAATACGGATGCTGTGCATACTTTTATAAAGTTTGCGCAGCATCCGTTTAAATTCAGGGCTTACCTCTTCTGGAAGCTGCCTGCAGCCTGGCTCGCCGGCGTAAGGGTACATGCCCTCGGGGAAGATGCCTGCACCACCTCCGTACCCTACCGGTGGCTGTCACAGAACCCGTTCCGCTCCACTTACTTCGCCTGTCTTGCTATGGCCGCAGAAATGAGCACCGGCCTTCCCGCCATGATGTATGTTCAGAGTGCGCCCAAACGTATATCCATGCTTGTTACCGGACTGGAATCCACCTTTGTGAAAAAAGCCACAGGCCTCACTTACTTCACCTGTAACGACCTCCCTGCCATGAAGGCCGCTATGAGCAAAGCCATGAACCAGGAAGAAGCGGTCGCCGTTACCATGCGCAGCGAAGGCAGGGACAAACAAGGCACGCTAATTGCCTCCTTCGCCGTCACCTGGTCTTTTAAAGGAAAATCATAA
- a CDS encoding ligand-binding sensor domain-containing protein, whose product MIEQIIWSVAPLRYRTTRYLCTLLCGLFVMLTASAQQENISYHFRHLDISNGLASNHVSAILQDRKGFIWIASTALQRYDGTNLVTMANFDRVPGSIYYDDICLCEDSRGRIWMGTPDNIRVYDPVTMLIKTLKVADRTELPEGLQCSNIIQDHHGVIWATTRDGLMQFDEASFSFHKAAMVPETDRLQMQDGIMEDETGNLWLSGKEHLYILDRDRKQLFTPGNNPGHLPVLDIRNSFKKIYTDKQHRIWLAGRKGILYQYIPTANTLREYRFNTPKAIIFLM is encoded by the coding sequence ATGATCGAACAGATTATCTGGTCAGTCGCCCCATTACGGTATCGCACAACGAGGTATCTCTGCACCCTGTTGTGCGGCCTCTTTGTAATGCTTACTGCCAGCGCGCAGCAGGAAAATATCTCGTATCATTTCCGTCACCTTGATATCAGCAACGGTCTTGCCAGTAACCACGTATCCGCCATCCTGCAGGACCGCAAAGGGTTTATCTGGATCGCCAGTACCGCCCTGCAACGGTACGATGGTACCAACCTGGTGACCATGGCCAACTTCGACAGGGTGCCAGGCTCCATCTACTACGACGATATCTGCCTCTGCGAAGATAGCCGTGGCCGCATCTGGATGGGCACCCCGGATAATATCCGTGTATACGACCCGGTAACAATGCTCATCAAAACCCTCAAAGTGGCCGACAGAACGGAACTGCCGGAGGGTCTGCAATGCAGCAACATCATACAGGACCACCACGGCGTGATATGGGCCACCACCCGCGACGGCCTCATGCAGTTCGACGAAGCCTCTTTCAGCTTCCATAAAGCAGCCATGGTGCCCGAAACCGACCGCCTGCAAATGCAGGACGGTATTATGGAGGACGAAACCGGGAACCTCTGGCTCAGTGGGAAAGAGCATTTGTATATTCTCGACCGTGACCGTAAACAGCTGTTCACCCCCGGCAATAACCCCGGACACCTGCCGGTACTGGATATCCGCAACAGCTTTAAAAAAATCTATACCGATAAACAACACCGCATATGGCTGGCCGGCAGAAAGGGCATCCTCTACCAGTACATTCCCACCGCCAATACGCTGCGGGAATACCGCTTCAATACCCCGAAGGCGATCATATTTTTGATGTGA
- a CDS encoding winged helix-turn-helix transcriptional regulator encodes MTDKKRLKEIAETLNNSRSQKDELQALQDTIYVIGGKWRLPIINSICNGNHRFREIERSIPGITTRMLSRELKEMEANQLVKRTVTPTVPVTVEYTATGYCRTFGDIILEMIKWGKAHRKKIIRGGEEKN; translated from the coding sequence ATGACGGATAAAAAAAGACTGAAGGAAATAGCCGAAACCCTGAATAATTCCCGCAGTCAGAAGGATGAGCTGCAGGCGTTGCAGGATACGATTTATGTGATCGGCGGGAAATGGCGGCTGCCTATTATCAATTCCATCTGCAACGGCAACCATCGTTTCAGGGAGATAGAGCGCAGCATTCCCGGCATTACCACCCGGATGTTGTCGAGGGAACTGAAAGAGATGGAAGCCAATCAGCTGGTCAAAAGAACAGTGACGCCGACCGTTCCGGTGACCGTAGAATATACGGCTACCGGCTATTGCCGCACTTTTGGAGATATTATCCTGGAGATGATCAAATGGGGGAAAGCACACCGGAAGAAGATCATCAGGGGTGGGGAGGAAAAGAACTAG